A region from the Aeromicrobium choanae genome encodes:
- the icmF gene encoding fused isobutyryl-CoA mutase/GTPase IcmF — translation MHAPTHPVRFVTASSLFDGHDASINIMRRILQSQGAEVIHLGHNRSVAEIVDAAVEEDVQGVAVSSYQGGHVEYFEYLVQLLAERGAGHIKVYGGGGGVIVPEEIARLREAGVRIFSPQDGQRLGLVGMINQLIEECDVDLTELGVPAADAVLAGDSAAVSRAVTAAESGRLPAPLAQAIAEAAARSTTPVLGITGTGGSGKSSLTDELVRRLRIDHADKLRVAVVAIDPTRRKGGGALLGDRIRMNALGGPVSFRSLATRGSHEVPEHLGDVIDVLKAAGHDLVIVETPGIGQGDAGILPFVDRSLYVMTPEFGAASQLEKIDMLDFADVVAINKFERRGAKDALRDVGRQLVRNREAFGKQPADMPVFGTSAAHFNDDGVTALYQELRDVLGLEPGVLPAVNVRHSTDEHHLVPPQRIRYLAEIAETVRGFHAETEQLADQADRAQHLATAAAMLPDDEAVQQAARRALDELPAHVRDTFDAWPAVVESYSGDEQVVKVRDRELRFALARETLSGNQVRRVSLPRYRAHGDLVRFWRRENLPGFFPYTAGVFTFKRDNEDPARMFAGEGDPFRTNRRFKLLSEGQPATRLSTAFDSVTLYGRDPDERPDIYGKVGTSGVSVASLTDMKTLYDGFDLVSPSTSVSMTINGPAPTVLAFFLNTAIDQQVDAFREREGRDPSQAEAAELRTFALQNVRGTVQADILKEDQGQNTCLFSTEFSLRMMGDIQQWFIDQGVRNFYSVSISGYHIAEAGANPISQLAFTLSNGFTYVESYLARGMDIDDFAPNLSFFFSNGMDPEYSVMGRVARRIWAIAMKEKYGANERSQKLKYHVQTSGRSLHAQEMNFNDIRTTLQALIAIYDNANSLHTNAFDEAVTTPSEESVRRALAIQLIINREWGLAMNENPLQGSFVIDELTDLVEEAVLREFEAISERGGVLGAMETGYQRGRIQDESMLYEHRKHDGSLPIVGVNTFKNPHGDDVPQKLELARATEDEKQSQLRRLREFQQQHRDEAEAALTRLKEAAATRENVFAVLMDAARVCSLQQVTEAFFEVGGQYRRNV, via the coding sequence ATGCACGCCCCCACGCATCCCGTTCGCTTCGTCACCGCGTCGAGCCTGTTCGACGGCCACGACGCGAGCATCAACATCATGCGGCGCATCCTGCAGAGCCAGGGCGCCGAGGTGATCCATCTCGGGCACAACCGCTCGGTGGCCGAGATCGTCGACGCGGCGGTCGAGGAGGACGTGCAGGGCGTGGCGGTCAGCTCGTACCAGGGCGGCCACGTGGAGTACTTCGAGTACCTCGTCCAGCTGCTGGCCGAGCGCGGCGCGGGCCACATCAAGGTCTACGGGGGCGGTGGCGGGGTGATCGTGCCCGAGGAGATCGCGCGACTGCGTGAAGCGGGCGTGCGGATCTTCAGCCCGCAGGACGGTCAGCGCCTCGGGCTGGTGGGGATGATCAACCAGCTGATCGAGGAGTGCGACGTCGACCTGACGGAGCTCGGCGTTCCTGCAGCCGACGCGGTGCTGGCCGGTGACAGCGCCGCGGTGTCGCGGGCCGTGACGGCGGCCGAGTCGGGCCGGCTGCCGGCTCCGCTGGCGCAGGCGATCGCGGAGGCGGCCGCCCGCTCCACGACCCCCGTTCTGGGCATCACGGGCACCGGCGGGTCGGGCAAGAGCTCGTTGACCGACGAGCTGGTGCGGCGGCTGCGGATCGACCATGCCGACAAGCTGCGCGTGGCGGTCGTGGCGATCGACCCGACGCGGCGCAAGGGCGGCGGAGCGCTGCTGGGCGATCGCATCCGGATGAACGCCCTCGGTGGCCCGGTGTCGTTCCGGTCGCTGGCGACCCGGGGCAGCCATGAGGTCCCCGAGCACCTCGGCGACGTGATCGACGTCCTCAAGGCGGCCGGTCACGACCTGGTCATCGTCGAGACGCCGGGCATCGGCCAGGGCGACGCGGGGATCCTGCCGTTCGTCGACCGGTCGCTCTACGTCATGACGCCGGAGTTCGGAGCGGCGAGCCAGCTGGAGAAGATCGACATGCTCGACTTCGCCGACGTGGTGGCGATCAACAAGTTCGAGCGCCGCGGCGCCAAGGACGCCCTGCGCGACGTGGGCCGCCAGCTGGTGCGCAACCGCGAGGCGTTCGGCAAGCAGCCGGCGGACATGCCGGTCTTCGGCACCTCGGCGGCGCACTTCAACGACGACGGGGTGACCGCGCTCTACCAGGAGCTGCGCGACGTGCTGGGGCTGGAGCCCGGTGTCCTGCCCGCGGTCAACGTGCGGCACTCGACCGACGAACACCACTTGGTGCCGCCGCAGCGCATCCGGTACCTCGCGGAGATCGCCGAGACGGTGCGCGGCTTCCATGCCGAGACCGAGCAGCTCGCCGACCAGGCCGATCGCGCTCAGCACCTGGCCACGGCGGCGGCGATGCTGCCCGATGACGAGGCGGTCCAGCAGGCTGCCCGCCGGGCGCTCGACGAGCTGCCCGCGCACGTGCGTGACACCTTCGACGCCTGGCCCGCGGTGGTGGAGTCGTACTCCGGCGACGAGCAGGTCGTGAAGGTGCGCGACCGCGAGCTCCGGTTCGCGCTGGCGCGCGAGACCCTCTCGGGCAACCAGGTCCGCCGCGTCAGCCTTCCGCGCTACCGCGCGCACGGAGACCTGGTGCGGTTCTGGCGGCGGGAGAACCTGCCCGGGTTCTTCCCGTACACGGCAGGCGTGTTCACGTTCAAGCGCGACAACGAGGACCCAGCCCGCATGTTCGCCGGCGAGGGCGACCCGTTCCGAACCAACAGGCGCTTCAAGCTGCTCAGCGAGGGCCAGCCGGCCACCCGGCTGTCGACGGCATTCGACTCGGTCACCCTCTACGGACGCGACCCCGACGAGCGCCCCGACATCTACGGCAAGGTCGGCACCTCGGGCGTCTCGGTCGCGTCGCTGACCGACATGAAGACCCTCTACGACGGCTTCGACCTGGTCTCGCCGTCCACCAGCGTCTCGATGACCATCAACGGCCCGGCGCCGACCGTGCTCGCCTTCTTCCTCAACACCGCGATCGACCAGCAGGTCGACGCCTTCCGCGAACGGGAGGGACGCGACCCGTCGCAGGCCGAGGCGGCCGAGCTGCGCACCTTCGCGCTGCAGAACGTCCGCGGAACCGTGCAGGCCGACATCCTCAAGGAGGACCAGGGCCAGAACACGTGCCTGTTCTCCACCGAGTTCTCCTTGCGGATGATGGGCGACATCCAGCAGTGGTTCATCGACCAGGGCGTCCGGAACTTCTACTCCGTCTCGATCTCGGGCTATCACATCGCCGAGGCCGGGGCGAACCCCATCAGCCAGCTCGCGTTCACGTTGAGCAACGGATTCACCTACGTCGAGTCCTACCTCGCGCGCGGCATGGACATCGACGACTTCGCCCCGAACCTGTCGTTCTTCTTCAGCAACGGCATGGACCCCGAGTACTCGGTCATGGGCCGCGTCGCGCGCCGGATCTGGGCGATCGCGATGAAGGAGAAGTACGGCGCGAACGAGCGCAGCCAGAAGCTGAAGTACCACGTCCAGACGTCGGGCCGCTCCCTGCACGCGCAGGAGATGAACTTCAACGACATCCGCACGACCCTGCAGGCGCTCATCGCGATCTACGACAACGCGAACAGCCTCCACACGAACGCGTTCGACGAGGCCGTCACGACCCCCTCGGAGGAGTCGGTGCGCCGCGCGCTCGCGATCCAGCTGATCATCAACCGCGAGTGGGGCCTGGCCATGAACGAGAACCCGCTGCAGGGCTCGTTCGTCATCGACGAGCTCACCGATCTCGTGGAGGAGGCCGTGCTGCGCGAGTTCGAGGCGATCAGCGAGCGCGGCGGCGTGCTCGGTGCGATGGAGACCGGGTACCAGCGCGGCCGGATCCAGGACGAGTCGATGCTCTACGAACACCGCAAGCACGACGGCTCGCTGCCGATCGTCGGCGTCAACACCTTCAAGAACCCCCACGGTGACGACGTCCCGCAGAAGCTCGAGCTGGCCCGCGCGACCGAGGACGAGAAGCAGTCCCAGCTGCGTCGCCTGCGCGAGTTCCAGCAGCAGCACCGCGACGAGGCCGAGGCCGCGCTGACCCGCCTCAAGGAGGCCGCCGCGACCCGCGAGAACGTGTTCGCCGTCCTCATGGACGCCGCGCGCGTCTGCTCACTCCAGCAGGTCACCGAAGCCTTCTTCGAGGTGGGGGGCCAGTACCGTCGCAACGTCTGA
- a CDS encoding TetR/AcrR family transcriptional regulator, which yields MARPRTRTDALAHEIRDAALEIVRSEGAGALTTRHVARGAGTNIAALNQLFGGREGLVNAVALEGFELLAAVLPSATDDVRHGLMEYADACRRFSRAEPALAELMFMRPLAGPIPSGHGALKCRQVVIDTLQASNEADADAVETDAMAFAALLAGLTVQERHGLLGRTEERRDEVWRAAVEVFAAGVLSGR from the coding sequence ATGGCCCGACCTCGTACCCGCACCGATGCACTGGCGCACGAGATCCGTGACGCCGCGCTCGAGATCGTGAGGAGCGAGGGGGCGGGCGCCCTCACCACCCGCCACGTGGCCCGTGGCGCCGGCACGAACATCGCCGCCCTCAACCAGCTCTTCGGCGGTCGTGAGGGTCTGGTCAACGCCGTGGCGCTCGAAGGATTCGAGCTGCTCGCGGCTGTCCTGCCTTCGGCCACGGACGACGTGCGCCACGGGCTGATGGAGTACGCCGACGCCTGCCGGCGCTTCTCCCGTGCCGAGCCGGCGCTCGCCGAGCTGATGTTCATGCGGCCTCTTGCGGGACCGATTCCATCCGGGCATGGCGCCTTGAAGTGCCGGCAGGTGGTCATCGACACCCTGCAGGCCTCGAACGAGGCCGACGCCGACGCCGTCGAGACCGACGCGATGGCGTTCGCCGCGCTGCTCGCGGGCCTCACCGTCCAGGAGCGCCACGGACTGCTCGGCCGGACGGAGGAACGACGGGACGAGGTGTGGCGAGCGGCCGTCGAGGTGTTCGCCGCGGGCGTGCTCTCGGGGCGATGA
- a CDS encoding alpha/beta fold hydrolase, whose translation MNAQLSQIKNVVLVHGAFADGSGWRGVYDNLTERGYRVSIVQNPLTSFADDVAAATRVLDQQDGPAILVGHSWGGTVITEAGTHPNVAGLVYVSALVPDTGETSAQQYEGFAATPEFVIEVSDDGFGRLDRAAFKAGFAHDTSDADAAFLADSQVPINMASFEEPVTKAAWHDVPSWAVIATEDKAFDQAMLQHMATRIGARITNVSASHALFLTQAGVVADTIDEAARTAVAELV comes from the coding sequence ATGAACGCACAGCTCTCGCAGATCAAGAACGTGGTCCTCGTGCACGGCGCCTTCGCCGACGGCTCCGGGTGGCGCGGCGTGTACGACAACCTGACCGAGCGCGGCTACCGCGTCTCGATCGTCCAGAACCCGCTGACGTCGTTCGCCGACGACGTCGCGGCCGCCACCCGCGTCCTCGACCAGCAGGACGGCCCCGCGATCCTGGTGGGTCACTCCTGGGGCGGCACCGTCATCACCGAGGCGGGCACGCACCCGAACGTCGCCGGCCTCGTCTACGTCTCCGCCCTGGTCCCCGACACCGGCGAGACCAGCGCGCAGCAGTACGAGGGCTTCGCCGCGACCCCCGAGTTCGTCATCGAGGTCAGCGACGACGGCTTCGGCCGCCTCGACCGCGCCGCGTTCAAGGCCGGCTTCGCCCACGACACGAGCGACGCCGACGCCGCCTTCCTGGCCGACTCGCAGGTCCCGATCAACATGGCCTCCTTCGAGGAGCCCGTCACGAAGGCCGCGTGGCACGACGTCCCGAGCTGGGCCGTCATCGCGACCGAGGACAAGGCCTTCGACCAGGCCATGCTCCAGCACATGGCGACGCGGATCGGGGCCCGCATCACCAACGTCTCCGCGAGCCACGCGCTCTTCCTCACCCAGGCCGGAGTCGTCGCCGACACGATCGACGAGGCCGCTCGCACCGCCGTGGCCGAGCTCGTCTGA
- a CDS encoding MFS transporter, with protein MSTSPDEGVEAEHAGSTRLMLLLAAAMFVLVVDTSLMNVSISAVIDDLDTTASGVQSAIALEALVSAAFILINSKVGDLIGRKRAYVLGLVAYAVGALAMTLSQSLTAIVVFWAIIGGLGASLLLPAMQSLIHGNFTGAAQKKAYALVGAAAAIAAAIGPLLGGFVTTYLSWRVGFALEVVIIGIVLSQIRLVRDVPYTGSRQVDPVGAVLSVVGMGGVVLGILVWQEGGEYVGLLMVVGAAALVLLTRWLIKRKREQKVPLLDPDLFRHPNFTAGVSGQLLQQVTLGGAMIALPLFFQMTLEYNALEAGLSLAPLSLTMFVAAVLAGRKAGGRRPASIIRDGFVLTSLGIAIIIAFVPRVDSGWYLVIPLALAGCGLGLLVSQLNNYTLAPVEEERVSEAAGVNSAAGSFGLSFGLAMAGGIMLAALSVSFTQMTENSDVIPSAQQQQIAAALENDAEVMSNTQLAEQITGEPPAVEAEVLAINDGARNLSLQLALLVPLIAGLLGLLNSLRMLRLPDRRPAKDLGGMDFG; from the coding sequence ATGAGCACGAGTCCAGACGAGGGCGTCGAAGCCGAGCACGCCGGAAGCACCCGCCTGATGCTGCTGCTGGCGGCGGCGATGTTCGTCCTGGTCGTCGACACGTCCCTGATGAACGTGTCGATCTCCGCCGTGATCGACGACCTGGACACCACCGCCAGCGGGGTGCAGTCCGCCATCGCGCTCGAAGCACTGGTCTCGGCCGCGTTCATCCTGATCAACAGCAAGGTCGGCGACCTGATCGGACGGAAGCGCGCCTACGTCCTGGGACTGGTGGCGTACGCCGTCGGGGCGCTGGCGATGACCCTCTCCCAGAGCCTCACGGCGATCGTCGTCTTCTGGGCGATCATCGGAGGGCTGGGGGCCTCGCTGCTGCTGCCGGCCATGCAGTCGCTGATCCACGGCAACTTCACGGGCGCGGCGCAGAAGAAGGCGTACGCGCTCGTCGGCGCCGCGGCCGCCATCGCGGCCGCGATCGGCCCTCTCCTCGGCGGGTTCGTCACGACCTACCTCTCGTGGCGGGTCGGCTTCGCACTGGAGGTCGTCATCATCGGCATCGTCCTGAGTCAGATCCGGTTGGTCCGCGACGTTCCCTACACGGGCTCACGACAGGTGGACCCGGTCGGCGCCGTCCTGTCCGTCGTCGGCATGGGCGGGGTCGTGCTCGGGATCCTCGTGTGGCAGGAGGGCGGCGAGTACGTCGGCCTGCTGATGGTGGTCGGCGCCGCCGCGCTCGTGCTGCTCACGCGGTGGCTCATCAAGCGCAAGCGCGAGCAGAAGGTCCCCCTGCTCGACCCGGACCTGTTCCGGCACCCGAACTTCACTGCCGGCGTCTCGGGTCAGCTCCTCCAGCAGGTCACGCTCGGCGGCGCGATGATCGCTCTGCCCCTGTTCTTCCAGATGACGCTCGAGTACAACGCCCTCGAAGCCGGACTCTCCTTGGCCCCGCTGTCACTGACCATGTTCGTCGCGGCCGTCCTCGCCGGCCGGAAGGCCGGCGGCCGGCGTCCCGCCTCGATCATCCGCGACGGCTTCGTGCTGACCAGCCTCGGGATCGCGATCATCATCGCGTTCGTCCCACGAGTGGACAGCGGCTGGTACCTCGTCATCCCCCTCGCCCTCGCGGGCTGTGGCCTGGGGCTGCTCGTGTCCCAGCTCAACAACTACACGCTCGCGCCCGTCGAGGAGGAGCGGGTCAGCGAGGCCGCCGGCGTCAACTCGGCGGCCGGGTCGTTCGGACTCTCCTTCGGCCTCGCCATGGCCGGCGGCATCATGCTCGCGGCCCTGTCGGTCAGCTTCACCCAGATGACCGAGAACAGCGACGTCATCCCGTCGGCGCAGCAGCAGCAGATCGCCGCCGCTCTCGAGAACGACGCCGAGGTGATGAGCAACACCCAGCTCGCCGAGCAGATCACCGGCGAGCCCCCCGCCGTGGAGGCCGAGGTCCTCGCCATCAACGACGGCGCCCGCAACCTCTCGCTCCAGCTCGCCCTCCTGGTGCCGCTGATCGCCGGCCTGCTCGGCCTGCTCAACTCCCTGCGGATGCTGCGGCTGCCCGATCGGAGGCCCGCGAAGGACCTCGGGGGAATGGACTTCGGCTGA
- a CDS encoding flavodoxin, with product MDRRRLLTLSATAAAGVALGGCRGGTGRSTGSPSVSPSSRSSASAKASVLVAYFSRAGENYSYGDRVWLETGNTEVAVRMIADTIDCDVHRIEAADPYPREYDPTVARNSREQDDDARPEMAGASPDLTGYDVVILASPIWGSRAPMIMSTFTEALDFTGKTVHPFTTHAMSGLGSTERDYAETCRGAEFGEGLAVQGETVRDARPEIEDWLKQAGLMS from the coding sequence ATGGACCGACGGCGTCTGCTGACGCTGTCGGCCACCGCGGCGGCGGGTGTGGCGCTCGGCGGCTGCAGGGGAGGCACCGGTCGGAGCACCGGTTCGCCGTCGGTCTCCCCGTCATCGAGATCGTCCGCCTCGGCGAAGGCGTCCGTGCTCGTGGCCTACTTCTCGCGTGCCGGGGAGAACTACAGCTACGGTGACCGCGTCTGGCTCGAGACCGGCAACACCGAGGTGGCGGTGCGGATGATCGCCGACACGATCGACTGCGACGTCCATCGCATCGAGGCGGCGGACCCGTACCCACGCGAGTACGACCCGACCGTCGCGCGCAACAGCCGCGAGCAGGATGACGACGCCCGACCCGAGATGGCGGGCGCCTCGCCCGACCTCACCGGCTACGACGTCGTGATCCTCGCCAGCCCGATCTGGGGGAGCCGGGCACCGATGATCATGTCGACCTTCACCGAGGCGCTGGACTTCACGGGGAAGACCGTTCATCCGTTCACGACGCACGCGATGAGCGGGCTGGGCTCGACGGAGCGCGACTACGCGGAGACCTGCCGTGGCGCGGAGTTCGGTGAAGGACTGGCAGTCCAGGGCGAGACCGTCCGCGACGCCCGGCCCGAGATCGAGGACTGGTTGAAGCAGGCCGGCCTGATGAGCTGA
- a CDS encoding PaaI family thioesterase — MTQLLPRVAEAIEAMPIARLLGLVVESTAPERTIVSMPVRPELTFEGIHCQGGVVAMLADFAAVGATFASVVASGQIVATTAIEAHHLRPAHGDRLVAVGRLVGPVGRTMVAAADVYRDSLEGEHCLTGLFTATAINPHASS, encoded by the coding sequence ATGACTCAGCTGCTCCCCCGTGTCGCGGAAGCCATCGAGGCGATGCCGATCGCGCGCCTGCTCGGCCTGGTCGTCGAGTCCACCGCGCCGGAACGCACGATCGTCAGCATGCCCGTGAGGCCCGAGCTCACCTTCGAAGGCATCCACTGCCAGGGCGGGGTCGTCGCGATGCTGGCCGACTTCGCCGCCGTCGGAGCCACCTTCGCCTCGGTCGTCGCGTCCGGCCAGATCGTCGCGACCACCGCGATCGAGGCCCACCACCTCCGGCCCGCCCACGGCGACCGGCTCGTCGCCGTCGGACGCCTCGTCGGACCAGTGGGACGCACGATGGTCGCCGCGGCCGACGTCTACCGCGACTCGTTGGAGGGAGAGCACTGCCTGACCGGGCTCTTCACCGCCACGGCGATCAACCCGCACGCCTCGAGCTAG
- a CDS encoding helix-turn-helix domain-containing protein yields the protein MSTSAGTLIREWRQRRRLSQLELANRAEVSTRHLSWIETGRSRPTSTMVVRLCDQLEVPLREQNQVLLAAGHAPSHPERALGDPSMAEVNRALEAILAAHHPYPALVVDRRWDLVAANDALYALLAGVDADLLEPPVNVIRLSLHPRGLGGRIANLDEWRAHLAERLHREHAATADPFLAELYDEVTAGGIAPVDSAALVVPLQLRTEDGEVLTFISTTTVFGTPREVTLSELAIEAFYPADEQTRRLLG from the coding sequence GTGAGCACCTCCGCCGGCACCCTGATCCGCGAGTGGCGGCAGCGCCGCCGGCTCTCGCAGCTCGAGCTCGCGAACCGCGCCGAGGTGTCGACCCGGCACCTCAGCTGGATCGAGACCGGGCGCAGCCGGCCCACCAGCACGATGGTGGTGCGCCTGTGCGACCAGCTCGAGGTGCCGCTGCGCGAGCAGAACCAGGTGCTGCTGGCCGCGGGTCACGCACCGTCCCATCCCGAGCGTGCGCTGGGCGACCCGTCGATGGCCGAGGTGAACCGTGCCCTCGAGGCGATCCTCGCCGCACACCATCCCTACCCGGCGCTCGTGGTCGACCGCCGGTGGGACCTGGTCGCCGCGAACGACGCGCTGTACGCGCTGCTAGCCGGGGTCGACGCCGACCTGCTCGAGCCGCCGGTGAACGTCATCCGGCTGTCCCTGCATCCCCGTGGGCTCGGCGGGCGGATCGCCAACCTCGACGAGTGGCGGGCCCATCTCGCCGAGCGGCTGCACCGTGAGCACGCGGCGACGGCCGACCCGTTCCTCGCGGAGCTGTACGACGAGGTGACCGCGGGCGGCATCGCTCCGGTGGACTCGGCCGCCCTCGTCGTCCCGCTGCAGCTGCGCACCGAGGATGGCGAGGTGCTCACCTTCATCTCGACGACCACGGTCTTCGGGACCCCGCGCGAGGTGACCCTCTCCGAGCTCGCGATCGAGGCGTTCTACCCCGCCGACGAGCAGACGCGGCGCCTGCTGGGCTGA
- a CDS encoding FUSC family protein — MATRDVQLAAVLAIGVIPAACVPLPATRRARLRPAVLGALAAASLFVGSVLAESPPLAVVGIFVFAVVASRAAVGRPLGAVALSLCLPLVGVGLSLSSIAVGATLAAVVLGGSVYAFLVSQLWPSRPSSGTPASLASPGAASLRSFGYRAGLAGAICAGTGFALGLEHVGWATGAALLVMRPAPAVQQARSVGRIVDVVLGAALSIGLVTSGAPAGVVAAALGIAVICATATAGSRWYVVPAFTTFIVFVLLLSHAPDQAQERFWERVLETGFGIAVAALVGYWTLPRVRRPSSRRAG; from the coding sequence GTGGCAACCCGCGATGTCCAGCTGGCCGCGGTGCTGGCCATCGGGGTGATCCCGGCCGCGTGCGTCCCGTTGCCCGCGACTCGACGGGCCCGTCTGCGGCCCGCCGTGCTGGGAGCCCTGGCGGCAGCCTCGCTGTTCGTGGGATCGGTCCTGGCGGAGTCGCCGCCGCTGGCGGTCGTCGGGATCTTCGTGTTCGCCGTGGTCGCGTCCCGGGCAGCGGTCGGGCGTCCGCTGGGTGCGGTGGCCCTGAGCCTGTGCCTGCCGCTGGTGGGGGTCGGCCTGAGCCTGTCCAGCATCGCGGTCGGCGCGACCCTGGCGGCCGTGGTCCTCGGCGGGAGCGTCTACGCGTTCCTCGTCTCCCAGCTGTGGCCTTCGCGTCCGAGCAGTGGGACACCGGCTTCCCTCGCCTCGCCCGGCGCGGCCAGCCTCCGGAGCTTCGGGTACCGGGCCGGGCTCGCTGGAGCCATCTGCGCCGGGACGGGCTTCGCCCTCGGCCTGGAGCACGTGGGCTGGGCGACGGGAGCGGCGCTGCTGGTCATGCGGCCGGCCCCGGCCGTCCAGCAGGCGCGTTCGGTGGGGCGGATCGTCGACGTGGTGCTGGGCGCGGCCCTGTCCATCGGGCTCGTCACGAGTGGTGCGCCGGCGGGAGTGGTTGCCGCCGCTCTGGGGATCGCGGTCATCTGCGCGACGGCGACGGCTGGCAGCCGGTGGTACGTGGTGCCGGCCTTCACCACCTTCATCGTGTTCGTGCTGCTGCTCTCCCACGCGCCGGACCAGGCGCAGGAGAGATTCTGGGAACGCGTGCTGGAGACGGGATTCGGCATCGCCGTGGCGGCGCTGGTCGGCTACTGGACCCTCCCGCGGGTGCGACGCCCTAGCTCGAGGCGTGCGGGTTGA
- the ald gene encoding alanine dehydrogenase: protein MKIGVPQEIKNHEYRVAITPLGVRELTSRGHAVVIQTGAGVGSSISDEDYVAAGGTIVDDAESAWGTDGGVDLVLKVKEPVAEEYHRMREGQLLFTYLHLAADRPLTEELLARKVTGVAYETVTGANGGLPLLYPMSEVAGCLAPQVGAHALMRAEGGRGVLLGGVGGVANAKVVIIGAGVSGQNAANIALGMGADVTLLDTDLDKLRMSFWRYDNRVHGLASSRLAIEQQVLEADLVIGAVLLPGAAAPKLVSNELVSRMKPGSVLVDIAIDQGGCFEDSRPTTHADPTFGVHGSIFYCVANMPGAVPHTSTYALTNATLPYTIALAEHGWTEAMRADTGLAQGLNTHDGKLTNAAVAAAVGHSAITVEEVLSP from the coding sequence GTGAAGATCGGTGTTCCCCAGGAGATCAAGAACCACGAGTACCGGGTGGCGATCACGCCCCTGGGCGTGCGCGAGCTGACCAGCCGCGGTCACGCGGTCGTCATCCAGACCGGGGCCGGCGTCGGCTCGTCGATCAGCGACGAGGACTACGTCGCGGCCGGCGGAACCATCGTCGACGACGCGGAGTCCGCCTGGGGCACCGACGGTGGCGTGGACCTCGTGCTGAAGGTCAAGGAGCCCGTGGCCGAGGAGTACCACCGCATGCGCGAGGGCCAGCTGCTCTTCACCTACCTGCACCTGGCCGCCGACCGGCCGCTGACCGAGGAGCTGCTCGCGCGGAAGGTCACCGGCGTCGCCTACGAGACGGTCACCGGGGCGAACGGCGGGCTCCCGCTGCTGTACCCGATGAGCGAGGTCGCCGGCTGCCTCGCGCCCCAGGTCGGCGCGCACGCGCTGATGAGGGCCGAGGGCGGTCGAGGGGTGCTGCTCGGCGGCGTCGGTGGTGTCGCGAACGCGAAGGTGGTCATCATCGGCGCCGGGGTGTCCGGGCAGAACGCGGCGAACATCGCCCTCGGCATGGGCGCCGACGTGACCCTCCTGGACACCGACCTCGACAAGCTCAGGATGAGCTTCTGGAGGTACGACAACCGCGTGCACGGCCTCGCCTCGTCGAGGCTCGCGATCGAGCAGCAGGTCCTCGAGGCGGACCTGGTCATCGGCGCCGTGCTGCTGCCGGGCGCGGCGGCACCGAAGCTGGTCAGCAACGAGCTGGTGTCACGAATGAAGCCGGGGTCGGTCCTCGTCGACATCGCGATCGACCAGGGGGGCTGCTTCGAGGACTCGCGCCCGACGACGCACGCCGATCCGACCTTCGGCGTCCACGGCTCGATCTTCTACTGCGTGGCCAACATGCCCGGGGCGGTTCCCCACACGTCGACGTACGCCCTGACCAACGCGACGCTGCCCTACACGATCGCCCTGGCCGAGCACGGCTGGACCGAGGCGATGCGAGCCGACACCGGTCTGGCGCAGGGCCTCAACACCCACGACGGGAAGCTGACGAACGCCGCGGTCGCCGCGGCCGTGGGCCACTCCGCGATCACGGTCGAGGAGGTCCTGTCGCCCTGA
- a CDS encoding DUF1330 domain-containing protein — MSTTKAYAIAYLRELDFGPEIIEYLERIDDTLAPYDGRFIVHGGQLTAAEGTWDGDLVVIEFPSARAAQDWYDSDGYQAILPLRTEHSSSIACIVEGTKPGHRAKDKLAALLA; from the coding sequence ATGAGCACCACCAAGGCCTACGCCATCGCCTACCTCCGCGAGCTGGACTTCGGTCCGGAGATCATCGAGTACCTCGAGCGGATCGACGACACCCTCGCCCCCTACGACGGCCGATTCATCGTGCACGGGGGCCAGCTGACCGCGGCCGAGGGCACGTGGGACGGCGACCTGGTCGTCATCGAGTTCCCGAGCGCCCGGGCGGCACAGGACTGGTACGACTCGGACGGCTACCAGGCGATCCTGCCGCTGCGCACCGAGCACTCCTCGTCCATCGCCTGCATCGTCGAGGGGACGAAGCCGGGCCACCGGGCGAAGGACAAGCTCGCCGCGCTGCTGGCCTGA
- a CDS encoding MarR family winged helix-turn-helix transcriptional regulator: MTAATSTPATPLEDQLCYSIYSAGMAIQRMYKPLLDELGLTYPQYLVLSVLWREDEQTVSALASSLALESSTLTPLLKRLEAGGLLTRRRNPSNERQVIVALTPQGDALRERAGCLGSALLESSGRTPEELAQINEQIRSLRDTIYATASACTWDAPI; encoded by the coding sequence ATGACTGCAGCGACCAGCACGCCCGCGACTCCGCTGGAGGATCAGCTCTGCTACTCGATCTACTCGGCGGGGATGGCGATCCAGCGGATGTACAAGCCGTTGCTCGACGAGCTGGGGCTGACCTATCCGCAGTACCTCGTGCTCAGCGTCCTGTGGCGCGAGGACGAGCAGACCGTCAGCGCACTCGCCTCGAGTCTCGCGCTGGAGTCCAGCACCCTGACTCCGTTGCTGAAGCGCCTCGAGGCCGGGGGACTCCTCACGCGCCGGCGCAACCCCAGCAACGAGCGACAGGTCATCGTCGCCCTCACCCCGCAGGGCGACGCGCTTCGCGAGCGGGCCGGATGCCTCGGCTCGGCGCTGCTCGAGTCCTCGGGACGCACCCCGGAGGAGCTGGCTCAGATCAACGAGCAGATCCGGTCCCTGCGCGACACGATCTACGCGACCGCCTCCGCCTGCACCTGGGACGCGCCGATCTGA